In Humulus lupulus chromosome 6, drHumLupu1.1, whole genome shotgun sequence, a single genomic region encodes these proteins:
- the LOC133781346 gene encoding mannose/glucose-specific lectin-like encodes MGSLGGAISLGAWGSSSGGDPWRFKPSSGITEITLHEGGNIKSISFKDADGFISGTFGGGSPDASDRGKKIQVTINFPSEYFKSISGTYGVYNDVPDVIISLSFHTNLKTYGPFGTTTASAKAFSIPMTDSVVVGFHGRSGHYLDALGIYVKPVNPDGSISFGKWGGMGGDDPINFTVGSSSWIKQISVHHDDSNIKSLSFKDENGRVYGKFGGKSPNNVGVEKIIEFDGRSEFLTSISGTYGIYRGLTVITSLSFITNLNTYGPFGKATGTAFSNPIQDGVVVGFHGKSGYYIDSIGIYVKPGKAE; translated from the exons ATG GGGTCCTTAGGAGGAGCCATTTCGTTGGGAGCATGGGGGAGTAGTTCAGGCGGCGACCCTTGGAGATTCAAACCCAGCTCTGGAATAACTGAGATAACCCTCCATGAAGGTGGTAATATCAAGTCCATTTCCTTCAAAGACGCAGATGGCTTTATCTCTGGCACATTCGGTGGCGGGAGCCCTGATGCTTCGGACAGGggaaaaaaaatacaa GTCACTATCAATTTCCCTTCGGAGTATTTCAAATCCATAAGTGGAACGTATGGTGTCTACAATGATGTACCTGATGTTATCATTTCACTATCTTTTCACACAAATCTCAAGACATATGGACCTTTCGGAACCACTACTGCTTCTGCTAAGGCTTTCAGCATCCCCATGACAGACAGTGTCGTAGTTGGATTTCATGGACGCTCTGGCCACTACCTTGATGCTCTTGGTATTTATGTCAAACCA GTAAATCCAGATGGAAGCATTTCATTTGGGAAATGGGGAGGTATGGGAGGAGATGACCCCATTAATTTCACAGTGGGAAGTAGCAGTTGGATAAAACAGATATCAGTCCACCATGATGATTCCAATATCAAGTCTCTCTCCTTCAAGGACGAGAATGGCCGCGTCTATGGAAAATTTGGTGGCAAGAGCCCTAACAATGTTGGCGTAGAGAAAATA ATTGAGTTTGATGGGCGTTCGGAGTTTTTGACATCTATAAGTGGGACATATGGAATTTATCGTGGATTAACTGTGATCACATCATTATCGTTTATAACAAATCTTAATACATATGGACCATTCGGAAAAGCAACAGGCACTGCTTTCTCAAACCCAATTCAAGATGGCGTCGTTGTTGGATTCCATGGAAAATCAGGCTACTACATTGACTCAATTGGCATCTATGTCAAACCG GGAAAGGCTGAATAA